Proteins encoded together in one Apis cerana isolate GH-2021 linkage group LG4, AcerK_1.0, whole genome shotgun sequence window:
- the LOC108000879 gene encoding agrin isoform X1 — translation MQRHISFLVGIILLCCLQDLAIGACPRICPPSGEPVCGSDGVIYASQCEMRKKMCGKGVTMATEKTACLRSSGSKCEHRCPGDQDPVCGTDGRTYLNKCMLRVEICRVGIELSHLGPCNNISAHRENCPVSCDFAPLDGPICGSDGNVYKSTCQMKLLTCGQGVVRTNKKHCQTTRHCRESCWRGAKPACGSDGILYSNTCKMRAKNCGKHVFEVPMSYCVSLERTSGGQTNACPLDCKNEPEVPTCGSDGSIYRNECEMQMLNCGQARRKVTVVDFEKCKSRLTKCTKQQQRCGNDVDPVCGSDANTYPNQCHLNVAVCLKGIQLAHVGECTTLKETEQCPEDCSEVPEEPVCGSDGNVYRSLCHLRRETCGQRVVQVPAQHCRTTALCNQICSGERQFVCGSDNKLYRNECEMKRDNCGKHVYVVPMKRCVQGFLFRGCQKICPPYYDPVCGTDGMTYSNECFLEIENCRSRSIVTKKYHGVCGQPTEEPKNYLY, via the exons ATTTAGCGATCGGCGCTTGCCCACGAATATGTCCGCCAAGCGGAGAGCCAGTATGCGGTAGCGACGGAGTGATCTACGCGTCTCAGTGTGAAATGCGGAAGAAGATGTGTGGAAAAG GCGTGACCATGGCGACGGAGAAGACCGCTTGTTTAAGATCGTCCGGAAGCAAGTGCGAGCATCGATGCCCCGGCGATCAGGATCCCGTATGCGGAACGGACGGCCGTACCTATTTGAACAAGTGTATGCTCAGAGTGGAGATCTGCAGAGTCGGTATCGAATTGTCGCATCTGGGCCCTTGCAACAACATCTCGGCGCACAGGGAAAACTGTCCTGTCTCGTGTGATTTTGCACCGCTCGACGGGCCCATCTGCGGAAGCGATGGCAACGTTTACAAATCCACGTGTCAAATGAAGTTACTCACCTGCGG ACAAGGCGTTGTACGTACGAACAAGAAGCATTGTCAGACCACGAGGCATTGTCGTGAATCGTGTTGGCGCGGTGCCAAGCCAGCCTGCGGTAGCGATGGAATCCTTTATTCGAATACCTGTAAAATGCGAGCAAAGAATTGCGG CAAACACGTGTTCGAGGTGCCGATGTCATATTGCGTGTCGCTCGAGCGGACATCTGGCGGCCAAACTAACGCTTGTCCCTTGGATTGCAAAAACGAGCCAGAAGTGCCAACCTGTGGATCAGACGGGAGTATATATAGGAACGAATGTGAGATGCAAATGCTTAATTGCGG GCAAGCAAGAAGGAAGGTGACAGTggtagattttgaaaaatgtaaaagccGTTTGACTAAGTGCACGAAACAGCAGCAAAGGTGTGGAAACGATGTGGATCCAGTTTGCGGAAGCGACGCGAACACGTATCCGAATCAATGTCACTTAAACGTGGCAGTATGCTT GAAGGGCATTCAATTGGCTCACGTTGGAGAATGTACGACCTTGAAAGAAACCGAACAGTGCCCTGAAGATTGCAGCGAGGTACCCGAGGAACCAGTTTGTGGAAGCGATGGCAACGTTTATCG atcTCTTTGCCATCTACGACGCGAGACATGCGGTCAGAGGGTGGTTCAAGTGCCAGCGCAACATTGTCGTACTACCGCGCTTTGCAACCAGATCTGTAGCGGAGAACGCCAATTTGTTTGTGGTTCCGATAACAAACTTTATCGTAACGAATGTGAGATGAAAAGGGACAATTGTGG GAAACACGTGTATGTAGTGCCCATGAAGAGATGCGTACAAGGCTTTTTATTCCGTGGTTGTCAAAAAATTTGCCCACCCTATTATGACCCTGTTTGCGGTACCGATGGTATGACTTACAGCAATGAATGTTTTCTGGAAATCGAAAACTGTCGCAGTCGAAGCATAGTCACGAAGAAGTATCATGGCGTATGCGGTCAACCAACTGAAGAACCTAAGAACTATTTGTATTAG
- the LOC108000879 gene encoding agrin isoform X2 translates to MATEKTACLRSSGSKCEHRCPGDQDPVCGTDGRTYLNKCMLRVEICRVGIELSHLGPCNNISAHRENCPVSCDFAPLDGPICGSDGNVYKSTCQMKLLTCGQGVVRTNKKHCQTTRHCRESCWRGAKPACGSDGILYSNTCKMRAKNCGKHVFEVPMSYCVSLERTSGGQTNACPLDCKNEPEVPTCGSDGSIYRNECEMQMLNCGQARRKVTVVDFEKCKSRLTKCTKQQQRCGNDVDPVCGSDANTYPNQCHLNVAVCLKGIQLAHVGECTTLKETEQCPEDCSEVPEEPVCGSDGNVYRSLCHLRRETCGQRVVQVPAQHCRTTALCNQICSGERQFVCGSDNKLYRNECEMKRDNCGKHVYVVPMKRCVQGFLFRGCQKICPPYYDPVCGTDGMTYSNECFLEIENCRSRSIVTKKYHGVCGQPTEEPKNYLY, encoded by the exons ATGGCGACGGAGAAGACCGCTTGTTTAAGATCGTCCGGAAGCAAGTGCGAGCATCGATGCCCCGGCGATCAGGATCCCGTATGCGGAACGGACGGCCGTACCTATTTGAACAAGTGTATGCTCAGAGTGGAGATCTGCAGAGTCGGTATCGAATTGTCGCATCTGGGCCCTTGCAACAACATCTCGGCGCACAGGGAAAACTGTCCTGTCTCGTGTGATTTTGCACCGCTCGACGGGCCCATCTGCGGAAGCGATGGCAACGTTTACAAATCCACGTGTCAAATGAAGTTACTCACCTGCGG ACAAGGCGTTGTACGTACGAACAAGAAGCATTGTCAGACCACGAGGCATTGTCGTGAATCGTGTTGGCGCGGTGCCAAGCCAGCCTGCGGTAGCGATGGAATCCTTTATTCGAATACCTGTAAAATGCGAGCAAAGAATTGCGG CAAACACGTGTTCGAGGTGCCGATGTCATATTGCGTGTCGCTCGAGCGGACATCTGGCGGCCAAACTAACGCTTGTCCCTTGGATTGCAAAAACGAGCCAGAAGTGCCAACCTGTGGATCAGACGGGAGTATATATAGGAACGAATGTGAGATGCAAATGCTTAATTGCGG GCAAGCAAGAAGGAAGGTGACAGTggtagattttgaaaaatgtaaaagccGTTTGACTAAGTGCACGAAACAGCAGCAAAGGTGTGGAAACGATGTGGATCCAGTTTGCGGAAGCGACGCGAACACGTATCCGAATCAATGTCACTTAAACGTGGCAGTATGCTT GAAGGGCATTCAATTGGCTCACGTTGGAGAATGTACGACCTTGAAAGAAACCGAACAGTGCCCTGAAGATTGCAGCGAGGTACCCGAGGAACCAGTTTGTGGAAGCGATGGCAACGTTTATCG atcTCTTTGCCATCTACGACGCGAGACATGCGGTCAGAGGGTGGTTCAAGTGCCAGCGCAACATTGTCGTACTACCGCGCTTTGCAACCAGATCTGTAGCGGAGAACGCCAATTTGTTTGTGGTTCCGATAACAAACTTTATCGTAACGAATGTGAGATGAAAAGGGACAATTGTGG GAAACACGTGTATGTAGTGCCCATGAAGAGATGCGTACAAGGCTTTTTATTCCGTGGTTGTCAAAAAATTTGCCCACCCTATTATGACCCTGTTTGCGGTACCGATGGTATGACTTACAGCAATGAATGTTTTCTGGAAATCGAAAACTGTCGCAGTCGAAGCATAGTCACGAAGAAGTATCATGGCGTATGCGGTCAACCAACTGAAGAACCTAAGAACTATTTGTATTAG